Genomic window (Cucurbita pepo subsp. pepo cultivar mu-cu-16 unplaced genomic scaffold, ASM280686v2 Cp4.1_scaffold008727, whole genome shotgun sequence):
ATTAATATTGAAACGGTTCCAGTTGTTGACCTACTAGAAGAGTGAGTCAAAAGAgcaaattttaactttataaagCATAAACATAAAGGTTTCAAAACTGACCTTAACCAAGAAAGGAAATCGATGTTCACGAATCGCCACCATTTGAACTTGTCCAAGATTACCACCCTTCACTATGTCAATCAGTTTAGCAACTGGTGGCATGTATCTGTATTCCAGTCCAACTTGAACCAGAA
Coding sequences:
- the LOC111787279 gene encoding uncharacterized protein LOC111787279, which gives rise to MAAKKREGILVQVGLEYRYMPPVAKLIDIVKGGNLGQVQMVAIREHRFPFLVKVNNWNRFNINTGGTLVEKCCHFFDLMRLFAGANPVRLMASGAIDVNHKDEIYDG